A stretch of the Simiduia curdlanivorans genome encodes the following:
- a CDS encoding YfiR family protein: protein MSKYFYANAVQILAVALISLLLIPLAHAKPLPTQMTGAIILKLMQLEASSDTSNTLNILVINDPSLAKYLSSKVGTKVGKMTLTQVWQDTAPSQKTPNIIYINTNKQLEKTMAYAKGIKALTISNDLNLAKSGVVLFIYDDEGLPGIALNIDASKRMGYKWDAKILEISKAIQ from the coding sequence ATGAGTAAGTACTTTTACGCTAACGCAGTGCAAATACTGGCAGTCGCACTTATAAGTTTGCTATTGATACCCTTGGCCCATGCGAAACCCTTACCCACGCAAATGACTGGCGCGATTATACTTAAACTGATGCAGCTTGAGGCGAGTTCTGACACGTCTAATACACTCAATATTTTAGTTATTAATGACCCGAGTCTTGCGAAATACTTAAGCTCAAAAGTAGGCACTAAAGTCGGAAAAATGACATTGACACAGGTATGGCAAGATACCGCTCCCAGCCAAAAAACACCCAACATTATTTACATAAATACCAATAAGCAGCTAGAGAAAACAATGGCCTATGCCAAAGGAATCAAGGCATTAACCATCAGCAACGATCTTAATCTCGCAAAAAGCGGCGTGGTGTTATTTATTTACGACGATGAAGGCTTGCCCGGCATTGCCCTGAATATCGACGCGTCTAAACGCATGGGCTACAAATGGGATGCAAAAATTCTAGAAATTTCTAAAGCCATTCAATAA
- a CDS encoding RES family NAD+ phosphorylase, with the protein MDVWNLVQGAQSVGPLTAELIRVVESQESIATLSLVDGLEEQQVLEALLENSKPGKLNSKLHYLLASPFRYPPLKWGSRFGGTHEPSLFYGSLNIETAFAECAFYRFVFLSGLSEPFAKAVVSQHTSFNVRAHGNRGINLAIAPFSQYSAALRSANSYKVAQQLGAAMRADGVQIFVYLSARDNRPSALNGGVFDSAVFAASQPQKFQAWTCHASTDSVRYLAGLGLVQGRQSYEFFRQDFLVDGKLPTPAP; encoded by the coding sequence ATGGATGTATGGAATTTGGTGCAAGGAGCACAGTCTGTTGGCCCGCTGACCGCGGAATTAATCAGGGTTGTTGAATCTCAAGAAAGTATTGCAACGCTGTCTCTAGTCGATGGGCTAGAGGAGCAGCAAGTGCTTGAGGCGTTACTTGAGAATTCCAAACCCGGCAAGCTGAACTCGAAGTTACATTATTTATTGGCCAGTCCCTTTCGCTATCCTCCGTTAAAGTGGGGTAGCCGATTCGGTGGTACACACGAGCCTTCATTATTCTATGGCTCGCTCAACATTGAAACGGCGTTTGCCGAATGTGCTTTTTATCGTTTTGTTTTTTTAAGCGGTCTTAGCGAACCCTTCGCCAAAGCTGTTGTTTCTCAGCACACAAGTTTTAACGTGCGCGCACACGGCAACCGCGGTATTAATTTAGCCATAGCACCCTTTTCGCAATACAGTGCCGCATTGCGCTCGGCCAATAGCTATAAGGTTGCGCAACAGTTAGGCGCTGCCATGCGCGCAGACGGTGTGCAGATATTTGTTTATTTATCGGCTCGTGATAATCGCCCGAGTGCGTTAAATGGCGGCGTGTTTGACTCGGCGGTTTTCGCGGCGAGTCAACCCCAAAAATTCCAAGCTTGGACTTGTCATGCGTCAACTGATTCGGTGCGATATTTGGCCGGCCTAGGTTTAGTTCAAGGCCGTCAGTCCTATGAATTTTTTCGGCAAGATTTTCTCGTGGATGGAAAACTGCCTACGCCGGCACCTTAA
- a CDS encoding MbcA/ParS/Xre antitoxin family protein: protein MSALQKNQPDPSAVLCKALLNTQQALGLTNEELGRVIGKDRTTIGRIFDKGVLAPTTKEGELALLLVRVYRGLFALVGGSHSQMLHWLNTVNLHLNDKPRDMLVSVQGLVSVVSYLDAMRGRV from the coding sequence ATGTCCGCTTTGCAGAAAAATCAGCCAGACCCCTCCGCGGTGCTGTGTAAAGCTTTGTTGAATACCCAGCAAGCGCTGGGTTTAACGAATGAAGAGTTGGGGCGGGTTATCGGGAAAGACCGAACCACCATTGGCCGGATTTTTGATAAGGGTGTGCTGGCGCCTACCACTAAGGAGGGTGAGCTGGCCTTATTGCTGGTGCGCGTGTATCGAGGGCTTTTTGCCCTTGTGGGCGGCAGCCATAGTCAAATGCTACATTGGCTCAATACCGTGAACCTACATTTAAATGATAAGCCGCGGGATATGCTGGTCAGTGTGCAAGGGCTGGTATCGGTGGTGTCGTATTTGGATGCTATGCGCGGGCGTGTTTAA
- a CDS encoding M20/M25/M40 family metallo-hydrolase, which yields MSMNAKWCFFLLLFSCASCAVDAEQDVVRQIATSVAADKAYGIQLLERAVNINSGTDNLAGVKAVADVFAPEFEALGFQVTWLDGSGFNRAGHLVAEYGKVGPKILLIGHLDTVFAQDSEFQRFQVVDERYVRGPGITDMKGGDVVMLLALKALKTAGLLDQLQIRVLLTGDEESRGTPMVLATQALVEAGDWADIALGFEDGDSNPETAVIARRSAANWRLSVQGRPAHSSQIFQPGMGDGAIFEMARVLNAFREALSGQALLTFNPGVVVAGTDIDLADDGRGKAFGKANVIAASAKVSGDLRAISAEQQQQAWAAMAKIAAASLPHTKTVFSYEDRYPPMAPTEGNKQLLALYSQASEDLGYGPVRAVDPRKAGAADISFVAGRVDMALDGLGLMGAGGHTDQETADMNTLVSQAARAALLMARLADVK from the coding sequence ATGTCTATGAATGCTAAATGGTGTTTTTTCCTGTTGCTGTTTTCTTGTGCGAGCTGCGCCGTTGATGCCGAGCAAGATGTAGTCAGGCAAATTGCCACCTCCGTGGCTGCGGATAAAGCCTATGGCATTCAGTTGTTAGAGCGAGCGGTTAACATCAATAGCGGTACCGATAACCTCGCTGGCGTGAAAGCCGTGGCCGATGTGTTCGCGCCGGAATTTGAAGCACTCGGCTTTCAGGTTACATGGTTGGATGGCAGTGGTTTTAATCGAGCCGGGCACTTAGTTGCAGAATACGGCAAGGTTGGCCCGAAAATATTGCTAATCGGGCACTTGGATACGGTATTTGCGCAAGACAGCGAGTTTCAACGTTTTCAGGTGGTCGATGAACGCTATGTTCGCGGCCCTGGCATCACCGACATGAAAGGCGGTGATGTGGTGATGTTGCTGGCGCTTAAGGCCTTGAAAACCGCCGGCCTGCTCGATCAATTGCAGATACGGGTGCTATTAACGGGCGATGAGGAAAGCCGCGGCACGCCCATGGTGTTAGCGACCCAGGCGCTAGTTGAAGCTGGTGATTGGGCGGATATAGCCTTGGGTTTCGAAGATGGCGATAGCAACCCGGAAACGGCCGTGATTGCGCGTCGCAGCGCGGCAAACTGGCGTCTTTCCGTGCAGGGGCGACCCGCGCACTCGTCGCAAATCTTCCAGCCTGGCATGGGCGACGGCGCCATTTTTGAAATGGCGCGGGTGTTGAATGCCTTTCGGGAGGCTCTGTCTGGTCAGGCTTTACTGACCTTCAACCCCGGCGTTGTGGTTGCCGGCACCGATATTGATCTGGCGGACGATGGACGAGGTAAGGCATTCGGCAAAGCCAATGTCATCGCCGCCAGCGCTAAGGTCAGTGGCGATTTACGGGCCATTTCGGCCGAGCAGCAACAACAGGCTTGGGCCGCTATGGCCAAGATTGCTGCCGCTAGCTTGCCTCACACTAAAACCGTCTTTAGCTACGAAGACCGCTACCCGCCCATGGCGCCCACTGAGGGTAACAAGCAATTGTTGGCACTATATAGTCAGGCCAGCGAAGATCTTGGCTATGGGCCAGTGCGCGCTGTTGATCCGCGCAAGGCGGGTGCAGCTGATATTTCATTTGTAGCAGGGCGGGTTGATATGGCGCTGGATGGTTTGGGTTTAATGGGCGCTGGTGGCCATACTGATCAGGAAACGGCGGATATGAACACCTTGGTGAGTCAGGCCGCTAGGGCGGCGTTACTGATGGCTCGGCTAGCGGACGTTAAATAG
- a CDS encoding DUF4442 domain-containing protein has product MKPDVLRRLLNWYGPYLGAGVKVTYMAKDWRECHVELKLRWYNKNYMGSHFGGSLYSMVDPQYMLMLIKLLGPDYIVWDKAAHIEYVKPGRSRVRAKMLVSDEALAEIRRQTDSGDKYLPQFSIDVIDEQGVLVAKVLKTLYVRRKPAK; this is encoded by the coding sequence GTGAAGCCAGATGTTTTAAGGCGCTTATTGAATTGGTACGGGCCTTATTTGGGCGCCGGGGTAAAAGTCACCTATATGGCGAAAGACTGGCGCGAGTGTCATGTCGAGTTGAAGCTGCGTTGGTATAACAAAAATTATATGGGCTCACATTTCGGTGGTAGCTTGTACTCCATGGTCGATCCGCAATATATGTTAATGCTGATCAAACTGCTGGGGCCGGATTATATTGTTTGGGATAAGGCGGCACACATTGAGTACGTGAAACCTGGCCGATCTCGAGTGCGTGCCAAGATGTTGGTAAGCGATGAGGCCCTCGCTGAAATACGCCGGCAAACAGACAGTGGTGATAAATATCTTCCCCAGTTTTCAATCGATGTGATCGATGAGCAGGGAGTGCTGGTTGCCAAGGTTTTGAAGACGTTATATGTTCGACGCAAGCCAGCTAAGTGA
- a CDS encoding SulP family inorganic anion transporter: MFNLINGAQSNVKNDLLSGMTVALALVPEAVAFAFVAGVEPMVGLYAAFMMGLLTAVFGGRPGMISGATGATAVVMVSLVAEHGVQYLFAMVVLAGLLQILAGVLKLGKFIRMVPYPVMLGFVNGLAIVIFLAQMGQFMLKGDDGNMHWLQGEMLYTMGILIALTMAIMHFLPKLTQAVPAGLVAIIAVTLAVLGLDLEARTVIDFVRDMLPAEEAATATLKGELPSFAIPSVPFTWDTLVIIFPYAIIIAAIGLIESLLTLSLIDEITDTRGSGNRECLGQGIANTVNGFFGGMGGCAMIGQSMININSGGRGRLSGITAAVVLLLFILFGAQYIEMIPLAALVGIMFMVVLGTFEWSSLRIIRKIPRSDALILILVSAITVVFDLAIAVVAGVIVSALVFAWQHAKHIHVHTYIDQQGYKVYELRGPIFFGSVANFKELFNPAADPEHVVIEFQRSRVADHSAIEAIDSLAEKYRAAGKTLHLRHLSKDCISLLHQAGNLCEVNVLEDPNYKVATNDV, from the coding sequence ATGTTCAATCTTATTAATGGCGCTCAGTCGAACGTCAAGAACGACCTGTTGTCTGGCATGACAGTCGCGTTGGCGTTGGTGCCGGAGGCCGTGGCCTTTGCCTTCGTTGCCGGTGTCGAGCCCATGGTCGGACTCTATGCGGCGTTTATGATGGGGCTTTTGACCGCCGTGTTTGGTGGCCGGCCAGGTATGATCTCGGGCGCGACCGGTGCCACTGCCGTGGTGATGGTGTCGCTGGTGGCCGAGCATGGCGTTCAATATTTATTTGCCATGGTGGTGTTGGCAGGCTTGCTGCAAATATTAGCTGGGGTGCTGAAACTGGGTAAGTTTATTCGCATGGTGCCATACCCGGTTATGTTGGGCTTCGTTAATGGCTTGGCCATTGTGATTTTCCTCGCGCAAATGGGGCAATTCATGCTTAAAGGCGACGATGGCAACATGCATTGGCTGCAAGGTGAGATGCTTTACACCATGGGCATTTTGATTGCGCTGACCATGGCAATTATGCACTTCCTGCCGAAACTGACCCAAGCGGTGCCGGCGGGTTTGGTCGCCATTATTGCCGTAACGCTCGCGGTGCTGGGGTTGGATTTGGAAGCCCGCACGGTCATTGATTTTGTTCGCGACATGCTGCCCGCGGAAGAGGCTGCAACGGCGACCTTGAAAGGCGAATTGCCTAGCTTCGCCATTCCGTCTGTTCCCTTCACCTGGGATACCTTGGTGATCATTTTTCCCTACGCCATTATTATTGCCGCTATTGGCTTGATTGAGTCATTGCTGACCTTGTCACTGATTGATGAAATTACCGATACCCGAGGCAGTGGTAATCGCGAGTGCTTAGGCCAAGGCATTGCTAACACCGTTAATGGCTTTTTCGGTGGCATGGGCGGTTGTGCGATGATCGGTCAGAGTATGATTAACATTAATTCCGGCGGCCGTGGCCGACTCTCCGGTATTACCGCTGCCGTTGTATTGTTATTGTTTATTTTATTTGGTGCGCAATACATCGAAATGATTCCATTGGCCGCTTTGGTGGGCATTATGTTTATGGTCGTGCTCGGTACCTTTGAGTGGTCGTCACTGCGTATTATTCGGAAAATTCCGCGCTCAGACGCGTTAATTTTAATTTTAGTGTCCGCAATTACCGTGGTATTCGACTTGGCTATTGCCGTTGTGGCTGGCGTAATCGTTTCGGCACTGGTATTCGCTTGGCAGCATGCCAAACACATTCACGTACATACATATATTGATCAACAGGGCTACAAGGTCTATGAGTTGCGCGGGCCTATCTTTTTCGGTTCGGTGGCAAACTTCAAAGAGTTATTCAATCCGGCGGCAGACCCAGAGCATGTGGTGATTGAATTTCAGCGCTCTCGTGTTGCAGATCACTCAGCCATTGAGGCCATTGATTCGTTGGCGGAAAAATACCGCGCAGCCGGTAAAACCTTGCATTTAAGGCATCTCAGCAAAGATTGCATCTCGCTCTTGCATCAGGCTGGGAACCTCTGCGAGGTCAATGTATTGGAAGATCCTAACTATAAGGTTGCTACCAACGACGTGTAA
- a CDS encoding cyclic nucleotide-binding domain-containing protein: MTCYSAANFSRWFNDSGSQSQGDDYLERIVLPTAKLSALFGGVDAASISGLLHRCYLKVLRPGECVYRSGDLPDAVYLLISGRVRLSVATALSSTVKEDLGAGATFGDTALLGIQPHSDTATCLEMAEVLALSSHTFTELQTQNPALFTILLLNMSRDISRRLIQHDHLYREFTGHLAP; the protein is encoded by the coding sequence ATGACTTGTTATAGTGCGGCGAATTTTAGTCGTTGGTTTAATGATAGTGGTAGTCAGAGCCAAGGCGATGATTATCTAGAGCGTATTGTACTACCGACGGCAAAGTTGTCGGCGTTATTTGGCGGCGTTGATGCAGCGAGCATATCTGGTTTACTGCATCGTTGTTATTTGAAAGTCCTGCGCCCGGGTGAATGCGTCTACCGTAGTGGCGATTTGCCCGACGCGGTCTATTTATTAATTTCCGGCAGGGTGCGCCTTTCTGTTGCCACGGCTTTATCATCCACGGTTAAGGAAGATCTCGGTGCGGGGGCAACTTTTGGCGATACCGCGCTGCTCGGTATTCAGCCGCACAGTGACACGGCAACCTGCCTGGAAATGGCTGAGGTCCTCGCGTTATCGAGCCACACCTTTACTGAGCTCCAAACTCAGAACCCTGCACTCTTTACGATTTTACTTTTAAATATGTCGCGCGATATTAGCCGTCGGCTTATCCAGCACGACCATCTATACCGCGAGTTTACCGGCCATTTAGCGCCTTAG
- the gloA gene encoding lactoylglutathione lyase, producing the protein MRLLHTMLRVGNLNKSIAFYTDVMGMTLIRQHDYPDGKFTLAFLGYGDEKSNTVLELTHNWDTESYELGTGFGHLAIEVPDVYAACERIRAAGGKVVREPGPMKHGSTILAFVEDPDGYKLELLSPK; encoded by the coding sequence ATGCGTCTTTTACATACCATGTTGCGGGTGGGTAACTTAAACAAGTCAATTGCCTTTTATACTGATGTTATGGGCATGACGCTGATCCGTCAGCACGATTATCCCGATGGTAAGTTTACCTTGGCTTTTCTGGGCTACGGCGACGAGAAATCAAATACCGTGCTGGAGCTAACCCATAATTGGGATACTGAAAGCTATGAGCTGGGTACTGGCTTTGGTCATTTAGCCATCGAGGTGCCCGATGTCTACGCCGCCTGCGAGCGCATCCGCGCTGCAGGTGGCAAAGTTGTGCGCGAGCCTGGGCCAATGAAACATGGCTCTACTATTTTGGCTTTTGTCGAAGATCCGGATGGCTATAAATTAGAATTACTTTCACCTAAGTAA